A segment of the Chitinivibrionia bacterium genome:
TTAATAATTATCGGAGAACGTTCCGAAAAGAAAGGCGGTAAAAAATGATAAATGCAATTGTGGGTGGTTTTGCTTTTGCGGCGGCTGTAATGCTTATGGGAGTGATTTCCGACTTGTATTATGGGTGGAAGTTAAAAAACGGTTATACGTTAATTGCTTAAAATGCAGAAAATTATCGCTTAGCAAATTAAAAAGGGAGCATTTTACCGCTCCCTTTCTTTATTGAAAACAAACTAATATCATCTGTATTCAGCCCACTGCGGCTCTTTTGCGAAAACCCAGTCGTACCAATCGCGCATTTTGAAGTTTTTCGCAGCTGCTTCATCGACAACAACTATGCAGTTTTCGTGCATTTGAAGCGCCGAAGCCGTAACCGCCGCGCACATCGGTCCTTCTACCGCTTTTGCGATAATGTCCGCTTTGCTTTCGCCTGTTGCCATCAAAACTGTTTTTTTCGTGTTCAAAATTGTTTTTACGCCCATTGTAATAGCAAGCGTAGGCATCATTTCGGGTTTTGGGAAAAGTTTTGAGTTTACATCGATTGTCGCCTTTGTAAGCGCTTTTACGCTTGTAAGCGAACTGAGCGATGACATTGGCTCGTTGAAACCGATATGTCCCGACATTCCTATGCCCAAGAGTTGAAAATCAATTCCGCCCGACGCGTTAATCGCGTCTTCGTATCTTTTGCATTCCGCGTATGGGTCGGCAGCCAATCCGTTCGGGACGTTGGTTTTGCTTTTGTCGATATTTACGCGGTCAAACAAAAATTTGTTCATATACGAACGATACGAATTTTCGTCTTCGGGGGCAAGTCCGATATATTCGTCCAAGTTGAAAGACGAGCATTTTGAAAAATCAACTTTTCCGTCTTTGTGCATTGCTACAATTTTGTCATAAACACTTTCCATCGTCCGTCCCGTTGCCAAACCAAGCGTTAAAGCGGGTTTTTTGCATACTTCTTTTACCAACAATTTCGCCACAAATTCAGCGGCGGCTTCTGCGTCTTTGCGAATAACAATGTCCATAAAAACTATCCTCACTTAATAAAAGGTTGATTAAATTCCGATACTAATTTACGAAATATCCCGCGCCCTTGTCAAGAAAAAATCCGCGAAATTCGATTTTATAACAATTATGTTCCATTTTTTGCATTTTTTATTAAAAGCAGATATCAAAATATCTGTATTTATAACAACTTGCTGCTAACCACCGCCACAATCAAAATAACCCCGCTCACCATTCTGCCCAAATATTATTTTATCGTCAGAAAACCGAAAAATAGATTTGAAAACAAAACAGAAAGCAGAAAAAATGCAGAAAACCGAACAAGAATCCGCTAAACCCAAGCGCAAAGAAACCGTTCCGTATCA
Coding sequences within it:
- the nagB gene encoding glucosamine-6-phosphate deaminase — encoded protein: MDIVIRKDAEAAAEFVAKLLVKEVCKKPALTLGLATGRTMESVYDKIVAMHKDGKVDFSKCSSFNLDEYIGLAPEDENSYRSYMNKFLFDRVNIDKSKTNVPNGLAADPYAECKRYEDAINASGGIDFQLLGIGMSGHIGFNEPMSSLSSLTSVKALTKATIDVNSKLFPKPEMMPTLAITMGVKTILNTKKTVLMATGESKADIIAKAVEGPMCAAVTASALQMHENCIVVVDEAAAKNFKMRDWYDWVFAKEPQWAEYR